The Thermococcus sp. genomic interval CGGAATGACGCTCTCGATGAACGCTCCATCGCTGTTGGCTATTATCTTGTGCCACACCTGGTCGGAGTAGCCAAGGTAGCGCATCGGCACGTTCACGCCGGTGGCCTTTACCTCCTCCTCGATTTTTCTTAGGAGTTCGAGCTTCTCCTCGGGGGAGACGTCGCGGAAGTCCTTGCGCATTTTGACCTCATAGTAGACCTCGTGGAAGTCCTCATCGGAAAAGCGAATCGGCTCGTTCCTCACCTTGGAGGCCGCCTTTGCGAGCTTCACAGCCTTCTTAACGGCCTCGGCGATGCTCTCTTTCGTGAGAACATTGGTCGAGGCGAAGCCCATTCCCCCGTCCACGAGAACCCTTATGCCAATGCCCTTCTCGGCCAGTATTGACAGGCCCTCGGGGTTTCCGTTCTTCATCGCCAGAGAAGTGCCGTTCTTTTCTTCAAAGCGCGCTTCGGCGTAGGACGCCCCCAGTTCGAGGGCCTTCTCAACCGCGAACTCTACGAGTTCATGCATGCACACCACCTC includes:
- a CDS encoding PmbA/TldA family metallopeptidase, with the protein product MHELVEFAVEKALELGASYAEARFEEKNGTSLAMKNGNPEGLSILAEKGIGIRVLVDGGMGFASTNVLTKESIAEAVKKAVKLAKAASKVRNEPIRFSDEDFHEVYYEVKMRKDFRDVSPEEKLELLRKIEEEVKATGVNVPMRYLGYSDQVWHKIIANSDGAFIESVIP